Below is a window of Musa acuminata AAA Group cultivar baxijiao chromosome BXJ3-11, Cavendish_Baxijiao_AAA, whole genome shotgun sequence DNA.
GAAGGGAAGACTCAGCCGAAATCGTCACCGAGCGATGCCAGAGCCTCTGCCACTGTCGCGTCACACAGAAGCCGACCAAATCGTTGGCACCCCTTCCGACGCCAGGCTCGACCTTCTAAGGATGACTGCAGCCCCCTAAAAGTATGGTCTGAATCTAAAGAAAGGTACAACAACAAACCAGCAACACTAATGGTGGTGGCGACGTTGATCGCCACCATCACATTCGAAGCTGGGCTGAACCCCCCTGATGGGTTAAAGCAGAAAGATGATGGGAGTTCAAGTGAAAGGGAGGCAGTCAAGTTATTCCTACTGTTCGACATGTTCGGGTTGTTTGCATCCTTGAGCATCATTCTTTTGTTGATTTGTTGTGTGCCAAGACAGCAGAAAATTGTGACGGGAATCCTAAAGTGGATTCTATGGCTGGCGGTGTTCTCGACGGCATTAGCATTCTCGATCGCCATTGTGCGAATGTTTTCCTATCAGCTCTCCACTGTCATCCTTCTCATGAGTTGGTTCGGAATCCTCAGTCTCTTCATGGTTTGGGTGTGCTTTAGAGCGATCAGGTGTTTGTTGCGCAAAGGTGGATGctggaagaagaaagatggagaagGAGAAAGCCAGGGAGGCCCCAGAAGGGCCGTTGCCATCCGCACGAAGATTGTGGTGGGCGTGTTGATAATAATTCTTTCAGGagtattttcttttgtaaattatttagtgtttatttatatagtaaataggtcaataatagaataatacgACCTATCATTATTCTTGTATGGTTTATCCTTTATCATCTTTTAAAGTTACTTTATCTTATTTTCAGAATGTAATTTGCTTTAATCATTATTAACTTTGGTTTTGTTGTTACAGATGATTTATGAGAGTTTTGTGGAACATTATATCTCTTACATATTAATGATGTTTTTATTTAAATAGTACAATGATGcactaatatttttataaaatcttaaatatCTGAATCATTATCCAGACTTGAATCAATTAGAACCAACACAATATTAAATGGTGCATAAAAGATAACAATAATCTAATGTATAGAATTATCAATTATTAACAACTATGTACCTATACTTATGTTGCACATAATTTTATGTATCGAATCAAACACTCCACCTTATCCACTTTGATATAATCAATAATCAATCTCatcattttgatattaaattGAGGGTTCATGGGTATTAAGAttgagaaataaaagaaaaaatcaaaacttTATAAACTCCCAGTGTCACCGTCTATCAGAATAAATCGGGTCAACGACACTCATCATGCAGATTCCACATGAGTCCAAAAGACGTGTGTACCGGCTTCATCGGCAATATGGCAATGGCGCAATACATGATGCTGTCCATGTATCATCACGTACGTACGATATCATGACGTGGTGAGAGGACGAGTGCAGCAACATCATACCTAACTCATCCCTTTTCCTGGACGACGTCATGCCATGGTCGTACCGCAATACAAGTGTAAGTTTGGAATCGGAATCGTGTCTGCTACTGATGCATGGTTGAGTCGCAAATAGGACCTCATCGTTATCAATAGTACTCATTTCCTAGTCATCAATCATCACTGTTTTAGGTTTAGAATGTAGGAATatttacatattatatatataatatggaaCACATAATTTAATATGGTTTATTTATATGCATCAtgattttagtttatttttttcttctctattTCTCCCGGATTCATAGAGTAATCATTTAATTAGCATGGATTGATGAATCCGTGGTTAAAGAGTTGCTGCAGTACGCAAGACGCTGCCAATCTCTGCTTGGAGAACCGACAACGACGGCTTCATGCCCGCCCACACTGCAAGCCTTACAAGGCAGGCTTGATGTGTTGACAGTGTTACCGGATGGGTGCCCGGAGTCCGATCGAGCTGTGACATCGCAAGGTGACTCCATCCTTCATCTTGCTGTGAAATCAAACAGCTTCTAGACAGTGCAGTTCTTGCTGAACAGAACGGATGAGAACGATGAGCTACTCAACTTTGGAGATGCGAAGGGCAACACCATCCTGCACCTTGCTGTGGCCAGAAAACACCTCTAGGTAGGTATTCCTGATCCCATTTAGAGGAAATAGATTTAAAtgtcttcttcttttcacaaggTGTTCACAAGGAAATAGATTTAGGACTATCATCTGACtcctatatataaataaattagaGATGCATGATGTACATGAATAAAGTAATTGTAATTGTATGGAGAGAAGAAGATGAAAGGAAGAACAAGAGAGCAACATTGAATTACTCTTCCTGTCTAAAACCAAATACTAACTCATGCATTAAAGTGGCCGGAGAAGATTAAAGGTTTGTCTGCAGGAATGCAAACTTTTAGAGTATAATTATTGCATAATCTAGTTCATAATTAATCACCCATGggatatttattatataatttaattcaTAGCTAATCTATCCATAGGACATTTTATAACTATTTAATAATTTAATCACATAATTCAATCCATCATCCTTCTTTTGCGTAACTCTGAAAAATTAAGAAATAATCATATAATAAATTACACCTCTAAAAATTGAGAAATACATAAATTCTttatgctttcgatatatgctttTGAAATATACATAAATACCAAGTCTTCCTTGGTATTTATACAAAATTTACAAAACATCAGTTTATATTCATTTTAAATTCATGGCTTGccaataatattttcaaaataaaagCATAAATATAACTAGTGTCACATACAATAACATAAGACATTATAATTACCATTCATATAAATATAACTAGGggttcataaatataaatatagttaGAATGTAAATGTTAAAATACAAATCGTAATAATATCAATGGCTATGATAACATTATATTACTGTGATAAAACCGTGAATCATGTTTAACACTTAATGTGTAGGTAACGCATATCTCCTTGTATCAAGATGCAAAAGAATCTAGTCTTTGAAATATATTCTAATATATAACCCGGATTGATAGGTTTCATATCATACTCATACTGATCatataagaaaataatatatcaattacTGTTTACCAAATTATGGGTTTCGACATGTCTCTTTTTGTATCTCATTTCAAGACTGATATAATTATATATCATTTGAAAccgataataattatatatactttaatcatttttaaatataatgttaaacatatatttttgtataaattCTGATAAGATAACTTTAAAatgcttataaaataataaataaatattcaaacCATATACTTTTCCAAATTGTAaacatctaatttttttttatacttttaaataataaagatttataAATCTGGTAAATCATATGTGTTTTATCAATTTCAAACAAATGCATTAACACTTTTCAAAACAAACTAGACGGAATCATCAGATACTCACTTTGATAGCCATGTTCTTATACAAACATATAGCTCTCAAATTtccctttttttctcctttttttttaatataataatttttctccttttatttCCTTCACAACATAAATATTTAGTTAACGTAGTACATCAGGATGTATCGATCTATAATTCAATACacaaatataattaataagaatataagagatttcaaaatcatacttaatataatattttctgtAGTCATCTGAACTCATCTGATATCAAACTGAgtccttgattttttttaaattttattttttttccttccttcccttttgttgttgttcttcttcttttctttctttcattctctCGTTTAGGTTCTCATAGCTGATGCCTCCCTATCCTCTCTCAAAAAGAACTCATCAGTTTTTCTTTGATGCTTTTTCCTATATTATACGTAAATTCtcatcgtaaatagaaatggtTGTGTATTTCTATAATCTATGAATTCGTGCTCTACCaatcaaataagaaaaattatatttcaacgtggaatgaaaaagataaattcTACCAATCAAATAAGAAAAAATCTATTTCAACGTGGATGGGTAGAAGGAGCCTTTTTCTTAGCTTGATCtatggcctctctctctctctctccttaaacAGGAtcctccctctctttctctttccttctccctcctcttattttcttcctctcttcttcttttgttcttctCTGTTTCCGTTTCCATCTTTCTttctcctatttctttcttcttcacccttctctttttcttcttctcttccttaccTCTGTGTTCTTTCTTTATCTCCCACAGCTCCCACTtagcctttgttttttttttttttactttttatattttaattccgGTAATCTTTACATTTATAATTAGAACCTCAGATTAAATTTGAAATACTACACAATATACCGATATAATATTCTTAAACACTGAATTGGATGATCAAAGATCTTAAGAATTTACATagttagaagaaaaaaaacacaATATATACTTTAAATATCTCCTCTCATAAGCAAAACGATTTAATTTTGATGTATGAATGAAATACGAATATATGTATGTCCCATATGTATGAATACAAACATAAATGAAAATTAGTGATTGTAcgaataatttttaattaaatattaaaaaaatatataaatatatgattcAAACTCATAGTCTACTCTCGCACCATCTTCAAAAATTTAATTGATGACCACACAAACTATTAGGAAAGGACTtaacacaaaacaaaaaaaaattagaaagcacACATTTAGAGAAAAATCTTTCTGCTGACTGAGTGTATAACAGCACTGCAATTTCCTTTGAGGATTTGTTCGTATTTGGAATTAAACGTTCACGTAACACAAATAAATATGCAACTTAAAAGAACGGAAGCTTTTTAGTGGCTTATGTACTCAAAGAGTTGCACCACTACAATACACTTAATCGATCGAGCAATATGCCTTTTCAAACCGAATGGCTCTTTTAAGGGGTATTATGAATCTCTGTGCATATCGATCGTGTGACCATTGGTAAGAGTCAAACAATGTTAATTTCCTGAAGTGGGCAATCGAATGATTTTTTCAGCTGGACAAGAAAGAACGATGCATGTTGGTTGGATATATTTAAGTCGGAGTTTGATTGTCTGACGTGTGAATGAGATTCGAATCTAATCGTAATCCATTTTTAAGTTCATCCCAAGTTCAAGTGTTGGAAAGCCGGGGGATTGAATCCAAGGTATTATAAAATATTACGTTGGGACATACTCGACAAGGTTCCTCTGGTATGAACTTAGTCAAGTTTGGATGGTTTAGTCAAGTATATTTAGTCAAAAATTCTCTAAGAATGCACATAGAGGACCTTTTTATGATGGAATAAGACAATTATTAGATTGATATCACTATGAATGCTAAATATGATTCTGTGTATCGTCCGACTATCGATGAGCTATGGGATATGATATATCGAACTCGGGGGTCACGGTGTTGGCCCAATTGGAGTCATTTGCTTGTTGACCTAGAAAACTTGGAAATCAAGTTTTCTTCCCAAGTAACATCATCATTAAATGAGGATTACAAGAAATATAAATCCAAGTCAACGCCAAttccttctcctttctttctttcattgaaACTACTGAAAAAGGTGAAGTTACATCCTAGAACTATTAATGAGATCCGGATTAGGGAGCTACAAAAGTCTAAAATACACGTTTGAAATTAGCACTAGTGTTCGCTGGATTCAAGAGATGATAGCCATTGGTCTCGCTGTTAGGGTTGAAGAAGTTGATCGGCCGGACGGAGTCCTACCGGACAGGACACCAAGGTGATGTTAGGTTAACGCGTTCAGCATGCAGCCTCGTAAGCACGGCATCCAATCTGATGAAATGTTGCCTTCTGCAAAAACATCCAATTTTTCTCCGAACAATTGCGCACGCTGTTGCTATCCCACTCGCCGTCCGGCTTGCGTCTCCCTCGCTGCGTCCGCACCGCATCGATTCCTTGGGATAAGATGCCTCAAAGGGACTGCAGTGGCCACTGTGAGCTCGATGACCCAGTCGTCTCTTTGGCGTCTGGTGAGGACAGGCTCGACAAGAAGAAACCTCGCCTCCCGAACAAGGAGGAACTGCTCCAACCACAAGCCTACATGTATAGGTGTTCTTGCGTCGAGTTATCTGCAAGCACATCTGGAGACTAATTGAGCATGGATCCGAGACTAGAGGAAGCAGCTTATGCGAGAGACCTCACTTTGCTGCGGCGTTTGTAGAAAATTCAATTGTTAATTTGCTAGAAATCCTTATCATTATTGTTGACCAGCAAACTTGGAAATCAAATTTCTTCTCAATTAACATTATCATTAAATGAGGATTACAAAAATTACAAGTCAACGTCAAACCTGACATACTTTTTTTGTTTTGcaagaaggaaaaaaattatttattagatAGCATAGGGTACAAAAGTCACCTAAAAATAGTAATTAGATGCACTCTAGCATAGTTCGCTAGTCAGTTGGCTCCtctattatatttatgatatacATTTGTGATCAAGAAAGAGTGAAAATATCTTAACAATAGCATAATCTCATTAGTTCTATCAAAGTCGAGATGTACCACTTAGTATGTCGACGAGGCACTTAGAATCAATTTCGacatgaatacaattaatatcatccgataagactttagagaggCTATGATGAATAGCCGTTATTTCTAAcaattaaaactccggaggaagtttggtcaggtactcctgctgattactctgattttaaaatttttgggtgtccagcatacatgcatgtaaatgaaggaaaattagagcatcgagctaaaaaatgtattttccttgggtatgcttctggggtgaaaggatacatattatggtgttctgatcccaaatccccaaaatttgtaataagtagagatgttacttttgatgaattgtctatgttatcttctaaagaggattctactagttgtacaaatgatagtgcgcagaagcaggtggagcttgagattagtagttcagattcttttaagtcgaactcttctactcaaagaatgcaagTAGGTGGTCTCGAGTCTACTGacacagatgatccagaggaagagcaatactcAATAGCCAAAGATAGACcacagagagatattcgaccaccacaaagatatgcaaatttggttgcatatgctttgtctgtcgcagaagagacaagtgaagttggtgagcctacttcctactcagatacagtttcttgtgataattccgctaagtggttgattgctcaCTACTTGTTGCTTCTGCCTAATCTACGATTTACTACAAATTGCTTACTAACACAAAAGTTAATGTCCACAAATCTAAAATTTTCTTCCCTAAGCACACCTCTCCTACTACTCGAAGGACAATTTGCAATCGATTTCAAATCTAGAAGAATAAATTTTCCTTCAAATACTTTGGCAACTTGATTGCTCCCCGTCATATTTGGATTTCGAGCATCAATAGTGTCACTAAACCTATCACCAACAAGTTGGGTCCTCATAGCACAGGTTTTCCATCCACTAAATCTAATTGTCGTTTTCCATCCGGTTGGGATTGATGGTCTCGTTTATGGCATCTCCCATTTATTTACtgaatcaaatttttttaaaaaaaattattgcacCGTCGCCTTTCAACCTCGGACAGACTTGTCGCACTTGATATCTCTAACTCTAATTTGTACTATCTTTGTCTTATTACGGATGAGACTTTTCTCTGTTTCTTCTTCTATAATTGTTTTTCTTTGGAAAGATATCAAAACCAAACTTTTCCTAGCTCTATGAAGATTCAAATCTTGACTTTAAAGCCTCCACTCTAAGAGGCTTGATTCTAGTGGATTTGGAGGGCCATGAATGATTTGGATCTTTAAGTAACTCAAAACTCCTTTCAATAATCTATCTTAGAatgatttcttttgtttttttattatgaGGAGGCTAATTCTCTTGAAGTCTCTATGAAAAGATCTCGCTTAGAGATTTTTTAGACTAGGCCTCAATCTAAATGGCTAAAATTAAACTGCGATAACTCTTTCAATCAATACTAGTGGTGTCTCTTTTGCTAGTTGTAGATATTGGAGGAGATGGAGCATTCTCTTGTTAGAAACAACGACTATTCATCATAGcctctctaaagtcttatcggatgatattaattgtattcatgtCGAAATTGATTCTAAGTGCCTCGTCGACATACTAAGTGGTACATCTCGACTTTGATAGAACTAATGAGATTATGCTATTGTTAAGATATTTTCACTCTTTCTTGATCACAAATgtatatcataaatataatagaGGAGCCAACTGACTAGCGAACTATGCTAGAGTGCATCTAATTACTATTTTTAGGTGACTTTTGTACCCTATGCTatctaataaataatttttttccttcttgCAAAACAAAAAAAGTATGTCAGGTTTGACGTTGACTTGTAATTTTTGTAATCCTCATTTAATGATAATGTTAATTGAGAAGAAATTTGATTTCCAAGTTTGCTGGTCAACAATAATGATAAGGATTTCTAGCAAATTAACAATTGAATTTTCTACAAACGCCGCAGCAAAGTGAGGTCTCTCGCATAAGCTGCTTCCTCTAGTCTCGGATCCATGCTCAATTAGTCTCCAGATGTGCTTGCAGATAACTCGACGCAAGAACACATATACATGTAAGCATGTGGTTGGAGCAGTTCCTCCTGTTCGGGAGGCGAGGTTTCTTCTTGTCGCGCCTGTCCTCACCAGACGCCAAAGAGACGACTGGGTCATCGAGCTCACAGTGGCCACTGCAGTCCCGTTTAAACATCTTATCCCAAGGAATCGATGCGGTGTAAACGCAGCGAGGGAGACGAAAGCCGAACGGCGAGTGGGATAGCAA
It encodes the following:
- the LOC135652817 gene encoding ankyrin repeat-containing protein BDA1-like; amino-acid sequence: MDPRLEEAAYAGDLTLLRRLLQEDRLLLHRQAIAAAHLSDSPLHIAASLGHSDLVREILAVNPELAHGRNREGLSALHLAAAQGHLSVVNELLQYAAAANLCLATDNDGFMPAHTAALRGRLDVLTVLLDACPESARAVTSQGDSILHLTVKSNSFETVQFLLNRAGENDELLNSGDEKGNTVLHLAVARKQLQTVKLLLGRRGIEVNATNMRGDTVLDMLLDSPCKHGDLLLGELIRAAGGRTAAEEGKTQPKSSPSDARASATVASHRSRPNRWHPFRRQARPSKDDCSPLKVWSESKERYNNKPATLMVVATLIATITFEAGLNPPDGLKQKDDGSSSEREAVKLFLLFDMFGLFASLSIILLLICCVPRQQKIVTGILKWILWLAVFSTALAFSIAIVRMFSYQLSTVILLMSWFGILSLFMVWVCFRAIRCLLRKGGCWKKKDGEGESQGGPRRAVAIRTKIVVGVLIIILSGVFSFVNYLVFIYIVNRSIIE